A genomic region of Antennarius striatus isolate MH-2024 chromosome 16, ASM4005453v1, whole genome shotgun sequence contains the following coding sequences:
- the LOC137610119 gene encoding globoside alpha-1,3-N-acetylgalactosaminyltransferase 1-like isoform X2 yields MQREPVVVQSQRARARSGTRPAHLHFLVDDQLTGPELRGWLGMERVTRKAVAVILLAGLLLGVLHYYTLSNRTESLGEETKISADSSLRYKQPSVVHGRTDVVSVTPWLAPVVWEGTFYPVLIDSIYQRQNVSIAATVFAVGKYVQFLKNFLETAEQFFFVGFDVHVYVFTDQPDAIPDVRIADGRQLTVRSVPSSNRWQEISARRMELIQALIEETLLAHADYIFCLDVDSKFHGRWGAESLSGLVAVLHPGYYEDGRSRLPYERRPQSRAYMAPEDGDFYYCGGAFGGSVQEVLLLTQTCRHNFEADAREGIEAAWQEESHLNKYMWIHKPTKVLSPEYLWQDFHPRDPKMHIIRFSGVVKNYADIRPNV; encoded by the exons CCCACCTTCACTTCCTGGTTGATGATCAGCTGACTGGACCAGAGCTGAGGGGTTGGTTAGGGATGGAGAGGGTAACCAGGAAGGCCGTCGCCGTGATCCTGCTGGCGGGACTGCTGCTCGG AGTGCTGCACTACTACACCCTGTCcaacag AACCGAGTCTTTGGGGGAGGAGACTAAGATATCAGCTGACAGCAG TCTCCGGTACAAACAGCCGAGCGTCGTTCACGG TCGTACTGACGTGGTGTCGGTGACGCCCTGGTTGGCGCCCGTCGTCTGGGAGGGAACCTTCTACCCAGTTCTGATCGACAGCATCTACCAGCGACAGAACGTTAGCATCGCGGCTACCGTGTTTGCCGTCGGGAA GTACGTCCAGTTTCTGAAGAACTTCCTGGAGACGGCGGAACAGTTCTTCTTCGTCGGTTTTGACGTGCACGTCTACGTGTTCACCGATCAGCCTGACGCCATCCCGGACGTCCGGATCGCCGATGGCAGACAG CTGACGGTGCGTTCAGTGCCCAGCTCCAACCGCTGGCAGGAGATCTCGGCTCGCCGGATGGAGCTGATCCAGGCGCTGATCGAGGAGACGCTCCTCGCCCATGCCGACTACATCTTCTGCCTGGACGTTGACTCCAAGTTCCACGGGCGCTGGGGGGCGGAGTCACTGAGCGGACTGGTCGCCGTGTTGCATCCCG GGTACTACGAGGATGGCCGCAGCCGGCTACCGTATGAGCGGCGGCCCCAGTCCAGAGCCTACATGGCCCCCGAAGACGGGGACTTCTACTACTGCGGGGGGGCGTTCGGAGGCAGCGTCCAGGAAGTGCTCCTGCTGACCCAAACCTGTCGCCACAACTTCGAGGCCGACGCCCGGGAAGGCATCGAGGCggcgtggcaggaggagagTCACCTGAACAA GTACATGTGGATCCACAAACCCACCAAGGTGCTCTCGCCTGAGTACCTGTGGCAGGACTTTCACCCCAGAGATCCCAAAATGCACATCATCAGGTTCTCCGGAGTCGTGAAAAACTACGCCGACATCCGACCCAACGTTTGA
- the LOC137610119 gene encoding globoside alpha-1,3-N-acetylgalactosaminyltransferase 1-like isoform X1 has translation MQREPVVVQSQRARARSGTRPAHLHFLVDDQLTGPELRGWLGMERVTRKAVAVILLAGLLLGVLHYYTLSNRTESLGEETKISADSRPSDTQSRSCDVQLIAPDHLRYKQPSVVHGRTDVVSVTPWLAPVVWEGTFYPVLIDSIYQRQNVSIAATVFAVGKYVQFLKNFLETAEQFFFVGFDVHVYVFTDQPDAIPDVRIADGRQLTVRSVPSSNRWQEISARRMELIQALIEETLLAHADYIFCLDVDSKFHGRWGAESLSGLVAVLHPGYYEDGRSRLPYERRPQSRAYMAPEDGDFYYCGGAFGGSVQEVLLLTQTCRHNFEADAREGIEAAWQEESHLNKYMWIHKPTKVLSPEYLWQDFHPRDPKMHIIRFSGVVKNYADIRPNV, from the exons CCCACCTTCACTTCCTGGTTGATGATCAGCTGACTGGACCAGAGCTGAGGGGTTGGTTAGGGATGGAGAGGGTAACCAGGAAGGCCGTCGCCGTGATCCTGCTGGCGGGACTGCTGCTCGG AGTGCTGCACTACTACACCCTGTCcaacag AACCGAGTCTTTGGGGGAGGAGACTAAGATATCAGCTGACAGCAG aCCTTCTGACACACAGTCTAGGAGTTGTGACGTCCAGCTGATCGCTCCTGACCA TCTCCGGTACAAACAGCCGAGCGTCGTTCACGG TCGTACTGACGTGGTGTCGGTGACGCCCTGGTTGGCGCCCGTCGTCTGGGAGGGAACCTTCTACCCAGTTCTGATCGACAGCATCTACCAGCGACAGAACGTTAGCATCGCGGCTACCGTGTTTGCCGTCGGGAA GTACGTCCAGTTTCTGAAGAACTTCCTGGAGACGGCGGAACAGTTCTTCTTCGTCGGTTTTGACGTGCACGTCTACGTGTTCACCGATCAGCCTGACGCCATCCCGGACGTCCGGATCGCCGATGGCAGACAG CTGACGGTGCGTTCAGTGCCCAGCTCCAACCGCTGGCAGGAGATCTCGGCTCGCCGGATGGAGCTGATCCAGGCGCTGATCGAGGAGACGCTCCTCGCCCATGCCGACTACATCTTCTGCCTGGACGTTGACTCCAAGTTCCACGGGCGCTGGGGGGCGGAGTCACTGAGCGGACTGGTCGCCGTGTTGCATCCCG GGTACTACGAGGATGGCCGCAGCCGGCTACCGTATGAGCGGCGGCCCCAGTCCAGAGCCTACATGGCCCCCGAAGACGGGGACTTCTACTACTGCGGGGGGGCGTTCGGAGGCAGCGTCCAGGAAGTGCTCCTGCTGACCCAAACCTGTCGCCACAACTTCGAGGCCGACGCCCGGGAAGGCATCGAGGCggcgtggcaggaggagagTCACCTGAACAA GTACATGTGGATCCACAAACCCACCAAGGTGCTCTCGCCTGAGTACCTGTGGCAGGACTTTCACCCCAGAGATCCCAAAATGCACATCATCAGGTTCTCCGGAGTCGTGAAAAACTACGCCGACATCCGACCCAACGTTTGA